The following proteins are encoded in a genomic region of Kineosporiaceae bacterium:
- a CDS encoding multifunctional oxoglutarate decarboxylase/oxoglutarate dehydrogenase thiamine pyrophosphate-binding subunit/dihydrolipoyllysine-residue succinyltransferase subunit — protein MTSSAEHGSRHPVTPNPSPEHAAAFGPNQWLVDELYQQYLADRNSVDPTWWEFFADYTPSDMPQGHRGAGEQHGVPAASVASAAVAAPAAPAAPTPPAAAAPAAAPVSPRAPQQIPRDPADTPAPRPTSVEIDEVKIKGPAARVAQNMEASLGVPTATSVRAVPAKLLIDNRIVINNHLSRSRGGKVSFTHLIGFALVEALAAMPEMNYNFATDEAGKPTLLKPSHVNLGIAIDLAKPDGSRSLLVPAIKHCETMDFAQFWAAYEDVVRRARNNKLTADDFAGTTISLTNPGTIGTVHSVPRLMKGQGAIIGVGAMEYPAEYQGASEDTLARLAVSKIMTLTSTYDHRIIQGAQSGDFLRQIHGKLLGGDGFYDRIFHSLRLPYEPIRWVQDISIEHEDQINKTSRVQELIHAYRVRGHLMADTDPLEYKQRRHHDLDITNHGLTLWDLDREFPTGGFGGKPVMKLRHILGVLRDSYCRTVGVEYMHIQDPDQREWIQDRIEHPYAKPSSDEQLRILRRLNAAEAFETFLQTKFVGQKRFSLEGGESVIPLLDAVLSESARANLDEVCIGMPHRGRLNVLANIAGKSYGQIFREFEGTQDPKSVQGSGDVKYHLGTEGTFTSESGDTTQVYLAANPSHLEAVNPVLEGIVRAKQDRLNRGAAFFSVLPVLMHGDAAFAGQGVVTETLNLSQLRGYRTGGTIHVVINNQVGFTTAPTSSRSTVYCTDAARMIQAPIFHVNGDDPEACVRVARLAFEFRMAFDKDVVIDMVCYRRRGHNEGDDPSMTQPLMYALIEAKRSVRKLYTEALIGRGDITVEDAERALRDYQEQLERVFAETRESVAASAALPPSGSPVTAGLDLPAAQRQDAPVGGRGGPDPETAVDSSVLKRIGDAHVSPPDGFTIHPKLKPLQDRRAAMASEGGIDWGFGEVLSLGSLLLEGTSIRMAGQDSRRGTFVQRHAVLTDRVTAAEWTPLANLSADQGKLWIYDSLLSEYAAMGFEYGYSVERPDALVVWEAQFGDFADGAQTIIDEFISSSEQKWAQRSSVVLLLPHGYEGQGPDHSSARIERYLQMCAEHNMTVAQPTTPASHFHLLRRQAYARPRRPLIVFTPKSMLRHKLAVSGVDDFTQGKFRPVIPEATRLGDVDRVMLCSGKVYWDLVAERTKRQDDKTAIVRLEQLYPLDAEGVLAALEPYPNAQLVWVQDEPANQGPWPFIALNLPEYLDGRPLLRVSRPAAASPAAGSTKKHAAEQATLIAQAFDR, from the coding sequence ATGACGTCTTCTGCCGAGCACGGAAGTAGGCACCCCGTGACCCCGAACCCCTCCCCCGAGCATGCTGCTGCCTTCGGCCCGAACCAGTGGCTGGTCGATGAGCTGTATCAGCAATACCTGGCCGACCGGAACTCGGTCGACCCCACCTGGTGGGAGTTCTTCGCGGACTACACCCCGTCCGACATGCCGCAAGGTCACCGCGGTGCCGGCGAGCAGCACGGCGTCCCCGCGGCGTCGGTCGCCTCGGCGGCCGTCGCCGCTCCCGCTGCTCCTGCTGCGCCCACTCCTCCGGCCGCGGCGGCACCCGCAGCAGCGCCGGTGAGCCCACGCGCCCCGCAACAGATTCCCCGTGACCCGGCCGATACGCCGGCACCTCGACCGACCTCGGTCGAGATCGACGAGGTGAAGATCAAGGGTCCGGCGGCTCGGGTGGCCCAGAACATGGAGGCCAGCCTCGGCGTCCCGACGGCGACCAGCGTGCGCGCCGTCCCGGCGAAGCTGTTGATCGACAACCGGATCGTGATCAACAACCACCTGTCGCGCTCTCGCGGCGGCAAGGTGTCGTTCACCCACCTCATCGGGTTCGCCCTGGTCGAGGCCCTGGCCGCGATGCCGGAGATGAACTACAACTTCGCCACCGACGAGGCGGGCAAGCCGACGCTGCTCAAGCCGTCGCACGTCAACCTCGGCATCGCCATCGACCTGGCCAAGCCGGACGGTTCGCGGTCGCTGTTGGTGCCGGCCATCAAGCACTGCGAGACCATGGACTTCGCCCAGTTCTGGGCGGCCTACGAGGACGTCGTCCGGCGGGCGCGCAACAACAAGCTCACCGCCGACGACTTCGCCGGCACCACGATCAGCCTGACCAACCCGGGCACCATCGGCACGGTGCACTCGGTGCCCCGGTTGATGAAGGGCCAGGGCGCGATCATCGGCGTCGGCGCGATGGAGTACCCGGCCGAGTACCAGGGTGCCTCCGAGGACACCCTGGCTCGACTGGCGGTCAGCAAGATCATGACCCTGACCTCGACCTACGACCACCGGATCATCCAGGGCGCACAGTCGGGTGACTTCCTGCGCCAGATCCACGGCAAGCTGCTCGGCGGGGACGGGTTCTACGACCGCATCTTCCACTCGCTGCGACTGCCCTACGAGCCGATCCGCTGGGTGCAGGACATCTCGATCGAGCACGAAGACCAGATCAACAAGACCTCGCGGGTACAAGAGCTGATCCACGCCTACCGGGTGCGCGGGCACCTGATGGCCGACACCGATCCGCTCGAGTACAAGCAGCGCCGCCACCACGACCTCGACATCACCAACCACGGCCTGACCCTGTGGGACCTCGACCGCGAGTTCCCCACCGGCGGGTTCGGGGGCAAGCCGGTGATGAAGCTGCGCCACATCCTGGGCGTGCTGCGTGACTCCTACTGCCGCACCGTCGGTGTCGAGTACATGCACATCCAGGACCCCGACCAGCGGGAGTGGATCCAGGACCGGATCGAGCACCCCTACGCCAAGCCGTCCAGCGACGAGCAGTTGCGCATCCTGCGCCGGCTCAATGCGGCCGAGGCGTTCGAGACCTTCCTGCAGACCAAGTTCGTCGGTCAGAAGCGGTTCAGCCTCGAGGGTGGCGAGAGCGTCATCCCGCTGCTGGACGCCGTCCTGAGCGAGTCCGCCCGGGCCAACCTCGACGAGGTCTGCATCGGCATGCCGCACCGCGGCCGGCTCAACGTGCTGGCCAACATCGCCGGCAAGAGCTACGGCCAGATCTTCCGCGAGTTCGAGGGCACCCAGGACCCCAAGTCGGTGCAGGGTTCCGGCGACGTGAAGTACCACCTGGGCACCGAGGGCACGTTCACCAGTGAGTCCGGCGACACCACGCAGGTCTACCTGGCGGCCAACCCCTCACACCTGGAGGCGGTCAACCCCGTCCTCGAGGGCATCGTGCGTGCCAAGCAGGACCGGCTCAACCGCGGTGCGGCCTTCTTCTCGGTGCTGCCCGTGTTGATGCACGGTGATGCCGCGTTCGCCGGCCAGGGCGTGGTGACCGAGACGCTGAACCTGTCGCAGCTGCGGGGCTACCGCACCGGCGGCACGATCCACGTCGTCATCAACAACCAGGTCGGCTTCACCACCGCGCCGACCTCGTCGCGCTCGACGGTGTACTGCACGGACGCCGCGCGCATGATCCAGGCGCCGATCTTCCACGTGAACGGCGACGACCCCGAGGCCTGCGTGCGGGTGGCGCGGCTGGCCTTCGAGTTCCGCATGGCGTTCGACAAGGACGTCGTGATCGACATGGTCTGCTACCGGCGCCGTGGTCACAACGAGGGTGACGACCCCTCGATGACCCAGCCGCTGATGTACGCCCTGATCGAGGCCAAGCGCAGCGTCCGCAAGCTGTACACCGAGGCCCTGATCGGTCGTGGCGACATCACGGTCGAGGACGCCGAGCGCGCACTGCGTGACTACCAGGAGCAGCTCGAGCGCGTCTTCGCCGAGACCCGCGAGAGCGTGGCCGCCTCGGCTGCGCTGCCGCCGTCCGGATCGCCGGTCACCGCAGGCCTGGACCTGCCGGCTGCCCAGCGCCAGGACGCCCCGGTCGGCGGACGCGGTGGACCCGACCCCGAGACCGCGGTCGACTCCTCGGTGCTCAAGCGGATCGGCGACGCGCACGTCAGCCCGCCGGACGGTTTCACCATTCACCCGAAGCTCAAGCCGTTGCAGGACCGCCGTGCGGCGATGGCCAGCGAGGGTGGCATCGACTGGGGCTTCGGCGAGGTGCTCTCGCTGGGGTCGCTGCTGCTCGAGGGAACCTCGATCCGGATGGCCGGCCAGGACAGCCGACGCGGCACCTTCGTCCAGCGCCACGCGGTGTTGACCGACCGGGTGACGGCGGCCGAGTGGACCCCGCTGGCCAACCTGTCCGCCGATCAGGGCAAGCTCTGGATCTACGACTCGCTGTTGAGCGAGTACGCAGCGATGGGCTTCGAGTACGGCTACTCGGTGGAGCGTCCGGACGCCCTCGTGGTGTGGGAGGCCCAGTTCGGTGACTTCGCCGACGGGGCGCAGACGATCATCGACGAGTTCATCTCCTCCTCGGAACAGAAGTGGGCGCAGCGCTCGTCGGTCGTGTTGCTGTTGCCGCACGGCTACGAGGGCCAGGGGCCGGACCACTCCTCGGCGCGCATCGAGCGGTATCTGCAGATGTGCGCCGAGCACAACATGACCGTGGCCCAGCCGACCACCCCGGCCTCGCACTTCCACCTGCTGCGTCGGCAGGCCTACGCTCGCCCGCGCCGTCCGCTGATCGTCTTCACGCCCAAGTCGATGCTGCGCCACAAGCTCGCGGTCTCGGGCGTCGACGACTTCACCCAGGGCAAGTTCCGCCCGGTGATCCCCGAGGCGACCCGCCTCGGCGACGTCGACCGGGTGATGCTGTGCTCGGGCAAGGTCTACTGGGACCTGGTGGCCGAGCGCACCAAGCGGCAGGACGACAAGACCGCGATCGTCCGGCTGGAACAGCTCTACCCGCTGGACGCCGAGGGCGTGCTGGCCGCGCTCGAGCCGTACCCGAACGCACAGCTGGTCTGGGTACAGGACGAGCCCGCCAACCAGGGTCCGTGGCCGTTCATCGCGCTGAACCTGCCCGAGTACCTGGACGGGCGTCCGCTGCTTCGGGTGTCGCGTCCGGCGGCGGCCTCGCCGGCAGCCGGCTCGACCAAGAAGCACGCGGCCGAACAGGCGACGCTGATCGCGCAGGCCTTCGATCGCTGA
- a CDS encoding GuaB1 family IMP dehydrogenase-related protein, with protein MRFLDDNRPVTDLTYSDVFLVPNRSTVTSRLDVDLSARDGTGATIPLVVANMTAVAGRRMAETVARRGALAILPQDIPLDVVADVVSTVKSRHPVLETAVTLGPDSTVIDALHLIPKRAHGALVVLDADERPLGVVTEGDCRGVDRFTQLHQVMTPDPLTLAQADLERPDGLRVAYDALDAARRKFAPVLDAQGRLAGVLTRVGALRSALYRPALDDRGRLRVGVAIGINGDVAAKAQAVLATGADVLVVDTAHGHQAKMLDVLSQVRAVMTAAGRSVPLVAGNVVSADGVRDLISAGADIVKVGVGPGAMCTTRMMTAVGRPQFSAVLECAEAARALGRHVWADGGVRYPRDVALALAAGASQVMVGSWFAGTYESPGDLMLDEQGRPYKESYGMASARAVAARTQADNPFDRARKALFEEGISSSRMHLDPRRGGVEDLIDQVTTGLRSAATYVGATDLEQFHEHAVVGVQSRAGFEEGRPLPAGW; from the coding sequence GTGCGCTTTCTCGACGACAATCGTCCGGTAACCGATCTGACGTACTCCGACGTCTTCCTCGTGCCGAATCGGTCCACCGTGACCTCACGGCTCGACGTCGACCTGTCCGCCCGGGACGGCACCGGCGCGACCATCCCCCTGGTGGTGGCCAACATGACCGCGGTCGCGGGCCGGCGGATGGCCGAGACCGTCGCGCGGCGCGGTGCCCTGGCGATCCTGCCGCAGGACATCCCGCTCGACGTCGTGGCCGACGTGGTCTCGACGGTCAAGTCGCGTCACCCGGTGCTCGAGACCGCGGTGACGCTCGGTCCGGACAGCACCGTCATCGATGCGTTGCACCTGATCCCCAAGCGAGCGCACGGTGCGCTGGTGGTGCTGGACGCCGATGAGCGCCCGCTCGGTGTGGTGACCGAGGGCGACTGCCGGGGCGTCGACCGCTTCACCCAGCTGCACCAGGTGATGACGCCCGATCCGCTGACCCTGGCCCAGGCCGATCTGGAGCGGCCCGACGGGTTGCGCGTGGCCTACGACGCCCTGGACGCCGCGCGTCGCAAGTTCGCGCCCGTCCTGGATGCCCAGGGTCGTCTCGCCGGGGTACTCACCCGGGTGGGGGCGCTGCGGTCGGCGCTGTACCGCCCCGCTCTGGACGACCGGGGCCGGTTGCGGGTGGGCGTGGCCATCGGCATCAACGGGGACGTCGCGGCCAAGGCGCAGGCCGTGCTCGCCACGGGTGCCGACGTCCTGGTCGTCGACACCGCCCACGGTCACCAGGCCAAGATGCTCGACGTCCTGAGCCAGGTGCGCGCCGTGATGACCGCCGCCGGGAGGTCGGTGCCGCTGGTCGCCGGCAACGTGGTGAGCGCGGACGGCGTCCGCGACCTGATCTCGGCCGGCGCCGACATCGTCAAGGTGGGCGTGGGCCCGGGCGCCATGTGCACCACGCGCATGATGACCGCCGTCGGCCGGCCGCAGTTCTCGGCGGTGCTCGAGTGCGCCGAGGCGGCCCGCGCGCTGGGCCGTCACGTCTGGGCGGACGGCGGTGTGCGCTACCCGCGGGACGTCGCGCTGGCGTTGGCGGCCGGGGCCAGCCAGGTGATGGTCGGCTCGTGGTTCGCCGGCACCTACGAGAGCCCCGGCGACCTGATGCTCGACGAGCAGGGACGGCCGTACAAGGAGAGCTACGGCATGGCCTCGGCGCGGGCGGTCGCGGCCCGCACCCAGGCCGACAATCCGTTCGATCGAGCCCGCAAGGCGCTGTTCGAGGAGGGCATCTCGAGTTCGCGGATGCACCTCGACCCGCGCCGGGGCGGGGTGGAGGACCTGATCGACCAGGTCACCACCGGCCTGCGCAGCGCCGCCACCTACGTCGGGGCGACCGACCTGGAGCAGTTCCACGAGCACGCGGTGGTCGGCGTCCAGTCGCGGGCCGGATTCGAGGAGGGACGGCCGTTGCCGGCCGGATGGTGA